In Niallia sp. FSL W8-0635, one genomic interval encodes:
- a CDS encoding AI-2E family transporter: MYKKIMQIGSIIIMFFLIIYLGTLIDWFFRPIIVFVQTLFIPILLAGVLFYLFRPLVLWLSKKMPRSLAILLLYVCLMGIGFGLISFIGPELHKQFTNLINSMPFIFSELNNVLREIQQNELVLRFGLEDVFNWEDKIEEIGVIVSGILRNLVANSLSFVGTIFNTLLLFIIVPFILFYLLKEGERLPTFFLQTLSNEKKEKVRPILSNMDETLSNYIQGVLIVCSFVGILYYIGFSTIKLEYALILAIFGMITNLIPYVGPWIGAIPSVIVGLLHSPMQAIIVLVIVVIIQQIESIFVQPQIIGKRMSIHPVTVMVLVLVAGRFIGVIGMVLVIPIFAIIKVIVTHTYRLWRIRQEEKILKE; encoded by the coding sequence ATGTATAAAAAAATCATGCAAATTGGGTCCATCATTATTATGTTCTTCTTAATCATTTATTTAGGTACGCTAATTGATTGGTTTTTCAGACCAATTATTGTATTTGTGCAAACTTTATTCATTCCCATTTTACTAGCGGGTGTCCTCTTTTACTTATTTAGACCCTTAGTGCTATGGCTAAGTAAAAAAATGCCGAGAAGTTTAGCGATTCTATTATTGTATGTATGTTTAATGGGTATAGGTTTTGGTCTAATATCCTTTATAGGTCCTGAATTACATAAGCAATTCACAAATTTAATTAATAGTATGCCATTTATTTTTTCTGAATTAAATAATGTCTTACGTGAAATTCAGCAAAACGAGCTCGTTTTACGGTTTGGTCTAGAGGATGTATTTAATTGGGAAGATAAAATTGAAGAGATTGGCGTTATAGTTAGTGGGATATTAAGGAATTTGGTAGCAAACTCCCTTTCCTTTGTTGGAACGATTTTTAATACCTTGCTTTTATTTATTATTGTACCTTTCATCCTTTTCTATTTGTTAAAGGAAGGAGAAAGACTCCCTACGTTTTTCTTACAAACCTTAAGCAACGAAAAGAAAGAAAAAGTAAGACCTATTCTTTCCAATATGGATGAGACATTAAGTAATTATATCCAAGGAGTTTTAATCGTTTGTTCCTTTGTGGGCATTCTATACTATATTGGTTTTAGCACTATAAAGTTAGAATATGCTCTTATTCTTGCGATTTTTGGAATGATTACTAATCTAATTCCTTATGTCGGTCCTTGGATTGGCGCGATTCCTTCTGTGATTGTTGGCCTATTGCATTCACCTATGCAAGCGATTATCGTACTTGTCATTGTTGTAATCATTCAACAAATTGAGAGTATTTTTGTTCAACCGCAAATTATCGGAAAACGGATGTCTATTCATCCAGTGACCGTCATGGTTTTAGTATTAGTGGCTGGCCGCTTTATCGGTGTAATCGGAATGGTTCTCGTCATCCCAATCTTTGCTATTATCAAAGTAATTGTTACACATACATATAGACTGTGGAGAATTCGACAGGAAGAAAAAATACTTAAGGAATAG